Proteins from one Thioflavicoccus mobilis 8321 genomic window:
- a CDS encoding AlbA family DNA-binding domain-containing protein — protein MIQKNIEAIDISDVQALLDGGVRENRTTEYKAELPGKTDTEKIRFLAEVSAFANTDGGDMIFGIQEQGGIPSGFPGIDSDDLDADLLRLEDILRNGLEPRVQNVRLKAIEGDGRNAIIVRTPKSFEAPHRVSFKDHAKFYARSSAGKFPLDTWELRAAFLSGEELPERIRQFRSKRIAQLRGRDEVPVPLAEGGLLCLHIVPLASFSSRIELPIYEERNRRVDGVRPPGASGWNSRFNLDGVVNYSGGRGAPSSSYSQLYRNGLIECVENLEWGSNAKGISSLAYERDAIETVTSAFELYQKVGIDPPALIYLTFIGIWGYRFFVDQNKFIREEEVADRDDLLVPDIHVLDFDEPVEKILKPVFDMVWNAFGYLRSFNYDADGRWVGR, from the coding sequence ATGATCCAGAAAAACATAGAGGCCATTGATATTTCGGACGTGCAAGCGCTCCTGGACGGCGGCGTGCGCGAAAACCGAACTACAGAATACAAGGCAGAGCTCCCGGGAAAAACCGATACCGAAAAGATTCGATTTCTCGCCGAAGTATCGGCTTTCGCCAATACAGATGGCGGCGACATGATATTCGGGATTCAGGAGCAGGGCGGAATTCCATCGGGGTTCCCCGGCATTGATTCTGACGACTTGGATGCAGATCTTCTGCGGCTGGAGGATATCCTTCGCAATGGTCTCGAACCAAGAGTCCAGAATGTACGGCTAAAGGCGATTGAGGGGGATGGCAGGAACGCGATCATCGTGCGAACGCCCAAGAGCTTTGAAGCGCCCCACCGAGTATCGTTTAAGGATCACGCCAAGTTCTATGCTCGGAGTTCGGCGGGCAAATTTCCGCTGGATACTTGGGAGTTGCGAGCAGCGTTTCTATCCGGAGAGGAGCTTCCGGAGCGGATTCGCCAATTCAGATCAAAGCGCATCGCCCAACTTCGAGGCAGGGACGAGGTTCCGGTTCCTCTGGCCGAAGGCGGGTTGCTCTGTCTGCACATAGTTCCCCTGGCTTCGTTCAGTTCACGGATAGAACTGCCGATCTATGAGGAAAGGAATAGACGGGTTGACGGAGTACGACCGCCAGGAGCCTCCGGATGGAATAGTCGGTTTAACTTGGATGGAGTCGTCAACTATTCTGGAGGGCGTGGGGCGCCCAGCTCTTCCTATTCCCAGCTCTACCGAAACGGATTAATAGAATGCGTCGAAAACCTAGAGTGGGGCAGCAACGCGAAAGGTATCTCGAGCCTGGCGTATGAGCGTGATGCTATAGAGACAGTCACTTCTGCGTTCGAGCTTTATCAAAAAGTGGGAATTGACCCGCCCGCCCTGATTTATCTGACTTTCATTGGCATTTGGGGCTACCGTTTTTTCGTAGATCAAAACAAATTCATTCGCGAGGAAGAAGTTGCTGATCGTGATGACCTGCTAGTGCCGGACATTCACGTTCTCGACTTTGATGAGCCAGTAGAAAAGATCCTAAAGCCAGTCTTTGACATGGTCTGGAATGCGTTTGGTTATCTTCGGTCGTTCAACTATGACGCAGATGGCCGGTGGGTCGGGCGGTGA
- a CDS encoding DUF4258 domain-containing protein — protein sequence MRNPAQNDASPDQTTPFVLTDHANLRMSQRGIGRDQLAAVLRFGRCRHTRGARYFFVGRKEVRRYSGQGLDLRPLENLQVLMAPHSDAFITVYRNARPPRD from the coding sequence ATGCGCAACCCCGCTCAGAACGACGCGTCCCCCGACCAAACCACCCCCTTCGTGCTCACCGACCACGCCAACCTGCGCATGAGTCAGCGCGGCATCGGCCGGGATCAACTTGCCGCGGTGCTCCGTTTCGGCCGCTGCCGGCATACGCGCGGCGCCCGGTATTTCTTCGTCGGACGCAAGGAGGTCCGCCGCTATTCAGGCCAGGGTCTCGACCTGCGTCCGCTGGAAAATCTGCAGGTGCTGATGGCCCCGCACAGCGATGCCTTCATCACCGTCTATCGGAACGCGCGCCCACCGCGGGACTGA
- a CDS encoding PP2C family serine/threonine-protein phosphatase has protein sequence MGVRLRAASVRGPAHTEAGMPNQDAVLIRQGRWGWLAAVSDGMGSRPRADIGARTLCKAAFDSVRELHFDCTDRAWVETLECNWLARLGMLRIAAKDAVATCLLAWGLPDSRFRLAQLGDGLILGHPAPAHGLLSRDGGSFGNLTRGLGLSWRLEDWRFDSGQLLAPGDALVLMTDGISDDLGSTDGLVSMLARELRNRGARSARAALTRDLTDWPTAHHSDDKTVAIIYRV, from the coding sequence ATGGGAGTTCGCCTGCGTGCCGCTTCCGTGCGCGGTCCGGCACACACCGAGGCCGGTATGCCGAACCAGGACGCCGTGCTGATCCGGCAGGGCCGCTGGGGCTGGTTGGCTGCGGTCAGCGACGGCATGGGCTCGCGCCCCCGCGCAGACATCGGCGCGCGCACCCTGTGCAAAGCGGCCTTCGACAGCGTGCGAGAACTGCATTTCGACTGCACCGACCGGGCCTGGGTCGAAACGCTCGAGTGCAATTGGCTCGCGCGACTGGGCATGCTGCGGATCGCGGCCAAGGATGCCGTCGCTACCTGCCTGCTGGCCTGGGGCCTGCCAGATAGCCGCTTCCGGCTGGCACAGCTGGGCGACGGGCTGATCCTGGGTCATCCGGCACCGGCCCACGGACTGCTTAGTCGGGACGGCGGCTCTTTTGGAAACCTGACACGAGGGCTCGGGCTGTCCTGGCGTCTCGAGGACTGGCGCTTCGACAGCGGTCAGCTCCTGGCCCCCGGCGACGCATTGGTTCTGATGACCGATGGCATCTCCGATGACCTCGGCAGCACGGACGGGCTAGTGAGCATGCTGGCTCGGGAGCTGCGCAATCGCGGCGCTCGGTCCGCGCGTGCTGCACTGACCCGGGACCTGACCGACTGGCCCACGGCGCACCACAGCGATGACAAGACCGTCGCCATCATCTATCGAGTCTGA
- a CDS encoding vWA domain-containing protein, translating into MKAARPLPVIILADTSGSMGVDGKIEALNQSLRDMVKSFGAESRLRGEIHLGVITFGDKAAAHLPLTPAHQIQEIQEFVAGGGTPMGSAMAIARELVEDRELIPSRAYRPILVLVSDGHPTDDWQGPFQALLANERAAKATRIALAIGNDADEAMLTEFANDLEAPLFHADNAAEIVRFFRAVTMSVATRSQSGGDTQPLKLDYRRVGDGEDDPLADFFN; encoded by the coding sequence GTGAAGGCCGCCCGCCCGCTACCTGTGATTATCCTCGCCGATACCAGCGGCAGCATGGGCGTGGACGGCAAGATCGAGGCCCTGAACCAGTCCTTGCGTGACATGGTGAAGAGCTTTGGCGCCGAGAGCCGTCTGCGCGGTGAGATCCACCTCGGCGTGATCACCTTCGGCGACAAAGCCGCCGCCCACCTGCCGCTGACGCCGGCGCACCAGATCCAGGAGATCCAGGAATTCGTCGCCGGTGGCGGCACACCGATGGGGTCGGCCATGGCGATCGCCCGCGAGCTGGTGGAAGACCGCGAGCTGATCCCCTCGCGTGCCTATCGGCCGATCCTCGTGCTGGTCTCCGACGGCCATCCGACCGACGACTGGCAGGGCCCGTTCCAGGCACTGCTCGCCAATGAGCGAGCGGCGAAGGCGACCCGGATCGCGCTTGCCATTGGCAACGACGCCGACGAGGCCATGCTCACAGAGTTCGCCAACGACTTGGAGGCGCCGCTGTTTCACGCCGACAACGCCGCCGAGATCGTGCGCTTCTTCCGCGCCGTCACGATGAGCGTGGCCACGCGCTCACAGAGTGGCGGCGACACGCAGCCGCTGAAGCTTGACTACCGCCGCGTCGGCGACGGCGAGGACGATCCGCTAGCTGACTTTTTCAACTGA
- a CDS encoding sigma-54 interaction domain-containing protein produces the protein MRRVLISWIGQRDLDAVGDDGDGPVLATMRQQQPDQTYLLFNYAPAKVQPYLEWLRRKAPALANIDARHALLRSPVDYTDIYQAAEALLQEIWGLHPRAHRSILISPGTPAMQAVWILLGKTRFPAEFLQASPQQGVQPVHLPFAISAEFQPAAAAQAGRQLRELVAADVPETAGFERVVTAHPLLQDLKRRAAALARFDVPVLILGESGTGKELFARAIHNSSARNERPFVAVNCGAIPPELIDSMLFGHAKGSFTGALRDAAGVFEQADDGTLFLDELGELSAAAQVRLLRVLQEGRVLPVGANKERDVDVRLICATHRDLQADIAERRFREDLYYRVAVGVLELPPLRERQGDVQRLAEHFLIEIGEQLGFQQTLSLTPAARNRLLLHAWPGNVRELRAALLRAALWTTDGRIDAPDIDGALLVRSAASDDILNRSLGNDFDLDALLHDVERHYLERAMLAAEGSKAKASRLLGLGSHQVLTTRLRRQGLDESLRKSSRDR, from the coding sequence GTGAGAAGAGTACTGATTAGCTGGATCGGTCAGCGCGACTTGGATGCGGTGGGGGACGATGGCGACGGCCCCGTCCTGGCCACCATGAGGCAGCAGCAGCCAGATCAGACGTACCTGCTTTTCAACTATGCACCGGCAAAGGTTCAGCCGTATCTGGAATGGCTGCGGCGCAAGGCTCCAGCGTTGGCGAATATCGACGCGCGTCACGCGCTACTCCGCTCGCCCGTCGACTACACCGACATTTATCAGGCTGCGGAAGCCCTGCTCCAGGAGATCTGGGGCCTGCATCCCAGGGCACATCGAAGCATCCTCATCAGCCCGGGAACACCGGCGATGCAAGCGGTCTGGATCTTGCTTGGAAAGACGCGCTTTCCGGCCGAGTTTCTCCAAGCATCCCCGCAACAGGGTGTGCAGCCAGTCCATCTTCCCTTTGCCATCTCCGCGGAGTTTCAACCTGCAGCTGCCGCCCAGGCAGGTCGGCAGCTGCGCGAACTAGTTGCGGCGGATGTCCCCGAGACGGCTGGCTTCGAGCGTGTCGTCACCGCACATCCGCTTCTGCAGGATCTCAAGCGGCGTGCCGCCGCCCTCGCTCGTTTCGACGTTCCCGTGCTCATCCTCGGCGAGAGCGGAACTGGCAAGGAGCTGTTCGCGCGAGCGATCCACAATTCAAGCGCTCGGAACGAGCGGCCTTTCGTCGCCGTGAACTGCGGCGCCATTCCCCCCGAACTTATCGATTCGATGCTGTTCGGCCATGCCAAGGGCTCCTTCACCGGAGCCCTGCGCGATGCTGCCGGCGTTTTCGAGCAAGCCGACGATGGCACCTTGTTTCTGGATGAGCTCGGCGAGCTGTCAGCCGCGGCGCAGGTGCGCCTTCTGCGCGTCTTGCAGGAGGGGCGCGTCCTTCCGGTCGGGGCCAACAAGGAACGAGACGTGGACGTTCGGCTCATCTGCGCCACGCACCGCGATCTGCAGGCGGACATCGCCGAGCGCCGGTTTCGCGAAGACCTGTACTACCGCGTGGCGGTCGGCGTGCTGGAACTGCCTCCACTTCGCGAGCGCCAAGGCGACGTCCAACGCCTGGCCGAGCACTTTCTCATCGAGATCGGCGAGCAGCTAGGTTTCCAGCAAACCCTGTCGCTGACACCTGCCGCCCGCAACCGGCTGCTTCTGCACGCCTGGCCTGGCAATGTCCGTGAGCTGCGCGCCGCGCTGCTGCGCGCCGCGCTCTGGACGACGGATGGCCGAATCGACGCCCCTGATATCGACGGGGCACTCCTTGTTCGTTCAGCGGCTTCGGATGATATCCTCAACCGCTCGCTGGGAAATGATTTCGACCTGGATGCGCTCCTCCACGATGTTGAACGTCATTATCTCGAGCGTGCGATGCTGGCCGCAGAGGGCTCTAAGGCGAAGGCGAGCAGGCTGCTGGGGCTAGGCAGCCACCAGGTGCTGACCACGCGGCTGCGTCGCCAAGGACTTGACGAGAGTCTCAGAAAATCCTCGCGCGATCGGTAA
- a CDS encoding heavy metal-binding domain-containing protein — MSAVSHGSFAVRAVQALLGLWLIAEAANLFSVGEADGAVTYLVLALALVAMMEFLFRRISRATTKAEESRNLYRADTFPQVLADALARAQAQIKVFTYPLPDGKVKETLGIVRGISKTEASSRQEFRLAEQEALLLMLKQAYDRGANAVVGVRLTTGTYETSGSQWQVARPVYIGTAVRI, encoded by the coding sequence ATGTCTGCCGTGTCGCATGGATCATTCGCCGTTCGAGCCGTTCAGGCCCTGCTCGGTCTGTGGCTCATCGCGGAAGCTGCCAACCTCTTCTCCGTCGGCGAGGCCGATGGCGCCGTCACTTATCTTGTCCTCGCCCTCGCACTGGTGGCGATGATGGAGTTTCTGTTTCGCCGCATTTCACGGGCGACGACAAAGGCAGAGGAGAGCCGAAACCTCTATCGCGCCGATACCTTCCCGCAAGTACTCGCTGACGCGCTCGCCCGAGCCCAGGCTCAGATCAAGGTGTTCACCTACCCGCTCCCTGATGGGAAGGTCAAGGAAACACTCGGGATCGTCCGCGGTATCTCCAAGACCGAGGCCAGTTCGCGTCAGGAGTTCCGGCTGGCCGAGCAGGAGGCCCTCTTGCTGATGCTCAAGCAGGCCTACGACAGGGGGGCCAATGCGGTGGTCGGGGTACGCCTGACCACCGGCACCTACGAGACCAGCGGCTCGCAGTGGCAGGTCGCGCGGCCCGTTTACATCGGCACGGCGGTGCGGATTTGA